The following proteins are encoded in a genomic region of Sphaeramia orbicularis chromosome 2, fSphaOr1.1, whole genome shotgun sequence:
- the LOC115435648 gene encoding leucine-rich repeat-containing protein 3-like, which yields MPRLMGASQRCRSSIKLSRCTSLYSVGALWLLLMMVMTAYACPKSCHCTERNGAVVQCTSRSLENIPSNLPKDTIILLLSSNRIRHIPKEAFKDLYRLRELDLSHNAIESVEVGAFQGISESLRMLDLSNNQLSGLPKDTFAKLHARVRLSHNPWHCECSLQEVLRELRLDPETVNEVSCYTSVQEEYVGQPVIQVLDSGINFCNFHQKTTDVAMFVAMFCWFSMVTAYIIYYIRHNQEDARRHMEYLKSLPSTSHISKDYDTASSVF from the coding sequence ATGCCCAGACTAATGGGGGCCTCTCAAAGGTGTAGGTCATCCATAAAACTTTCTCGTTGTACTTCTCTTTACTCTGTGGGCGCGTTGTGGCTTCTGTTGATGATGGTAATGACTGCATACGCCTGCCCTAAAAGCTGCCACTGCACAGAAAGGAATGGTGCGGTGGTGCAGTGCACGTCACGCAGCTTGGAGAACATTCCGTCAAATTTGCCAAAGGACACTATCATTCTTCTTCTGTCGTCGAACCGGATCAGACACATCCCCAAGGAGGCCTTCAAAGACCTCTACCGCCTCAGGGAACTGGACTTATCTCACAACGCCATTGAAAGTGTGGAGGTCGGTGCCTTCCAAGGAATATCCGAGAGCCTGAGGATGCTGGATCTTTCTAACAACCAGCTAAGCGGACTACCCAAGGACACCTTTGCCAAGCTCCACGCCCGGGTCCGCCTTTCCCACAATCCCTGGCACTGCGAGTGCTCCCTGCAGGAGGTGCTCAGGGAGCTCCGGCTCGACCCGGAGACGGTGAACGAGGTGAGCTGCTACACATCCGTCCAAGAGGAGTATGTGGGACAGCCTGTAATCCAAGTCCTGGACTCGGGGATCAACTTCTGCAACTTCCACCAGAAGACGACGGATGTGGCTATGTTTGTGGCCATGTTCTGCTGGTTCAGCATGGTGACGGCGTACATCATTTACTATATCAGGCACAACCAGGAGGACGCCAGGAGGCACATGGAGTATCTCAAGTCCCTGCCCAGCACTTCCCATATAAGCAAGGACTACGACACGGCTAGCAGTGTGTTCTAA